A stretch of the Leptospiraceae bacterium genome encodes the following:
- a CDS encoding chemotaxis protein CheW, with translation MDSTLHSNKYFSFLFDTNVYAIPLQKVIEVGELLEIYPSPWKHKAILGMINYNGLPLPVINPDELSGINRENDLDFELLKVNASLVILEEEGFFIAIILSRFHNIFSYSVQRRETGLDEKANFILASTMIEKNMVLCLDTKRISIFLQSLIKGQFSLQQKKERERIEKETVNKILFFSIGNINLCLPVHDVEEVLENISVAPLFKVPTLLRGLINLRGKAIACLDISSFLNLNNRNLNENTVFVLVQHETIEFAICVDSVGSMNEFDSLKFIPGDGVLSESMAKISAGVFQLEEDTCILISTENIIKLKELQIFMDH, from the coding sequence ATGGACAGCACCTTACACAGTAATAAGTATTTTAGCTTTTTATTTGATACAAATGTTTATGCAATACCTCTTCAGAAAGTAATTGAAGTTGGAGAATTGCTGGAGATCTACCCTTCTCCCTGGAAACACAAAGCGATTCTGGGTATGATTAACTATAATGGCTTACCATTACCTGTAATAAACCCCGATGAACTCTCCGGTATCAATAGGGAAAATGATTTAGATTTTGAATTATTAAAAGTCAATGCGAGTCTTGTAATTTTAGAGGAAGAAGGTTTTTTTATCGCAATCATTTTGTCCAGATTTCATAATATTTTTTCTTATTCGGTGCAGAGAAGAGAAACTGGCTTAGATGAGAAGGCAAATTTTATATTAGCCAGTACTATGATTGAGAAAAATATGGTTCTATGTCTTGATACAAAAAGAATCTCCATATTTTTACAGTCATTGATAAAAGGTCAATTTAGTCTTCAACAGAAAAAAGAGCGAGAACGTATTGAAAAAGAAACAGTAAATAAAATTCTATTTTTTTCAATTGGCAATATTAACCTTTGCCTGCCGGTACATGATGTAGAAGAGGTGCTGGAAAATATTTCAGTAGCCCCTCTCTTTAAGGTTCCTACTTTACTTCGCGGACTGATTAATCTGAGAGGAAAAGCAATAGCCTGTCTGGATATATCCTCTTTTTTAAATCTCAATAATCGGAATCTAAATGAAAACACCGTTTTTGTTCTTGTTCAACACGAAACAATTGAATTTGCGATTTGTGTAGATTCTGTGGGTAGTATGAATGAGTTTGATAGTTTAAAATTTATTCCCGGTGATGGTGTACTTTCGGAGAGTATGGCAAAAATATCAGCAGGTGTTTTTCAATTGGAAGAAGACACCTGTATACTTATTTCTACAGAAAATATTATTAAGTTAAAAGAATTGCAGATCTTCATGGATCATTAA
- a CDS encoding hybrid sensor histidine kinase/response regulator: MKYSIDIFSIIEEDKNPEILSRELLENPLYKKFTDFILEATEKMYKQLEGIEYNKNKLIIFDEFYKTIHIIKGFAEILKLKKILHLATILEVILDFIREIKTTSKHSIDYLIKIIIKEIGIITQSLIQDKKSEQDVSSLIEECRTYLHKPISEWIASLPENNDVIVQDDVVYETNKEEEFTKKIEITQEEPEDKKTEIRVLLTNEIVDDEPEDLEIPPSKVGLISDFYEEASENLNQIASQVLELENAPDSQDILHQLFRNFHTLKGGARLLNIQKMEKLCHAIENLLDLCRSNELKISGNIIDIILDGHKILLEMIEEVASKGPIYSRIQPIINKITLVQGKKESVEQEELNQKESKKQVEQGEPVRNIPEKKEVLSSTANKQEANSPSSVKKSFSRQMNVIRVSTEKLDTVMNISSELPIARIRFRDQISTLGKLYRDLKKIAERAIENEPEKFIYRLKNSNDLLLEELNQLFQMKASERDKVETCIKKFYHELASEVYRTELTVTEEMMLLQIAFNELKQNIEKNVENLETITTKLQNSVMNFRMVPISSLLEKFPTQTREIARQNGKMVIMKIKGGETELDKVMITRLVDPILHILRNSIDHGIETPEEREKCNKPLTGNIELNAFYQGSNVIIQIKDDGKGIDKEKIKQKVIEKDLVSKEKLESMNETELFDLLFLPGFSTASKITEISGRGVGMDVVKSTINEIQGNIELSSKKGEGTTISLKIPLTLAAVRVLLLDIGSQQIALPMSNIDEVITISRGELKEVGKQVIYHLRDHVLPVVHLASILDINHSFYLPDSIPLVILGEGNHRLGIIVDKLLGRHEIVIKNLGSLLHKAPFIMGCTILSDNKLVLILNTREILEVAKEKLNITDIKLSKNNEKKEHKILVVDDSAIYRQNMNSILSRSGYIVEEAENGYEALQQVTLKNYSLLCVDIVMPLMDGFELTKRLRNLPLYKNVPIILITSRTSQEDKNIAFKLGANEYFEKPIEPDVLLECIHKYLRNGEGDES; the protein is encoded by the coding sequence ATGAAGTATTCCATTGATATTTTTAGTATAATTGAAGAAGACAAAAATCCGGAAATCCTATCTCGAGAACTTCTGGAAAATCCTCTTTATAAAAAGTTTACAGATTTTATTCTCGAAGCCACAGAAAAAATGTATAAGCAACTAGAGGGTATTGAATATAATAAGAATAAACTTATAATATTTGATGAATTTTACAAAACGATTCATATTATTAAAGGTTTTGCAGAAATACTTAAACTTAAAAAAATACTTCATCTGGCTACTATTTTAGAAGTGATTTTGGACTTTATTCGCGAGATAAAAACTACCAGTAAGCACTCTATCGATTATCTAATAAAGATAATTATTAAAGAGATAGGAATTATTACTCAGTCTTTAATCCAGGACAAGAAATCCGAACAGGATGTGTCTTCCTTAATTGAAGAATGTAGAACTTATTTACATAAACCTATAAGTGAATGGATAGCGTCTTTACCGGAAAATAATGATGTAATAGTTCAAGATGATGTGGTATATGAAACAAATAAAGAAGAGGAATTCACAAAAAAAATAGAAATTACTCAAGAAGAACCGGAAGATAAGAAAACAGAGATCAGGGTTTTGCTTACAAATGAAATAGTCGATGATGAGCCGGAAGACTTAGAAATACCTCCCTCTAAAGTAGGTCTAATTAGTGACTTTTATGAAGAAGCCAGTGAAAATTTAAACCAAATCGCATCTCAAGTTTTAGAATTAGAAAATGCACCTGATTCACAGGATATATTACATCAACTATTTCGTAATTTTCATACACTCAAAGGAGGCGCGAGACTACTTAATATACAGAAAATGGAGAAACTCTGTCATGCGATAGAAAACCTCTTAGATCTCTGTCGTTCCAATGAGTTGAAAATTTCAGGAAATATTATAGATATTATATTAGATGGACATAAAATACTTTTAGAGATGATCGAAGAAGTTGCTTCCAAAGGACCTATCTATTCACGTATCCAACCTATTATTAATAAAATAACTTTAGTGCAGGGAAAGAAGGAAAGTGTCGAACAGGAAGAACTAAATCAAAAAGAATCAAAGAAGCAGGTCGAGCAAGGAGAACCTGTTCGTAATATACCGGAAAAAAAAGAAGTTCTTAGCAGCACTGCAAACAAACAGGAAGCAAATTCCCCAAGCTCTGTAAAAAAAAGTTTTTCCAGACAGATGAATGTAATTCGAGTTAGTACAGAAAAATTAGATACGGTAATGAATATTTCTTCGGAATTGCCTATCGCCCGTATTCGATTTAGAGATCAAATTTCTACTCTGGGTAAACTATATAGAGATTTAAAAAAGATTGCAGAGAGAGCCATTGAGAATGAACCTGAAAAATTTATATATCGCTTGAAAAATTCCAATGATCTTCTTTTGGAAGAATTGAATCAACTTTTTCAAATGAAAGCTTCCGAAAGAGATAAAGTTGAAACCTGCATTAAGAAGTTTTATCATGAATTAGCCAGTGAAGTTTACAGGACAGAACTTACTGTAACAGAAGAAATGATGCTTCTACAAATTGCTTTTAACGAGCTGAAGCAAAATATAGAGAAAAATGTGGAAAATTTAGAAACCATTACTACCAAGCTTCAGAATAGTGTAATGAACTTTCGTATGGTTCCTATTTCCAGCTTATTGGAAAAGTTTCCAACCCAGACAAGAGAAATTGCCAGGCAAAACGGCAAGATGGTCATTATGAAAATTAAAGGAGGGGAAACGGAACTTGACAAGGTGATGATAACAAGGCTTGTCGATCCAATTTTACACATACTCAGAAATTCTATCGATCACGGCATCGAGACACCGGAAGAGCGAGAGAAATGTAACAAACCACTGACAGGCAATATTGAACTCAATGCTTTTTACCAGGGTTCGAATGTGATTATTCAGATAAAAGATGATGGAAAAGGAATTGATAAAGAAAAGATAAAACAAAAAGTAATTGAGAAAGATTTGGTTAGTAAAGAAAAGCTGGAAAGCATGAATGAAACCGAATTATTTGATTTATTATTTCTCCCGGGATTTTCTACAGCCAGTAAGATTACTGAAATTTCAGGTCGCGGAGTTGGTATGGATGTTGTGAAATCTACGATTAATGAAATACAGGGAAATATAGAACTCAGCAGTAAAAAGGGAGAAGGAACCACAATATCTTTGAAGATCCCCCTTACACTTGCCGCTGTTCGAGTCTTGCTTCTGGACATCGGAAGCCAACAAATAGCATTACCTATGTCTAATATAGATGAAGTTATAACTATTTCTCGTGGAGAATTAAAGGAAGTAGGTAAGCAGGTTATTTACCATTTACGAGACCATGTTCTTCCGGTCGTCCATCTTGCTTCCATTTTAGATATAAATCATTCCTTTTATTTGCCGGATTCTATTCCGCTGGTTATATTAGGAGAAGGCAACCATCGTCTGGGCATAATTGTCGATAAGCTTTTGGGAAGGCATGAGATTGTTATAAAAAACCTGGGTAGTCTTTTGCATAAGGCTCCTTTCATCATGGGTTGCACTATACTCAGTGATAACAAACTTGTTCTGATTCTTAATACAAGAGAAATTCTGGAAGTAGCAAAAGAAAAACTGAATATAACAGATATTAAATTATCCAAAAACAATGAGAAGAAGGAACATAAAATTCTTGTGGTAGACGACTCTGCTATATACAGACAAAATATGAACTCCATTTTATCTCGTTCCGGGTATATAGTTGAGGAAGCAGAAAATGGTTATGAAGCTTTACAGCAGGTAACCCTAAAAAATTATTCTCTTCTATGTGTTGATATAGTGATGCCCCTGATGGATGGATTTGAATTAACGAAGCGTTTAAGAAACTTACCTCTTTATAAGAATGTTCCTATCATCCTCATTACTTCCAGAACTTCCCAGGAAGATAAGAATATTGCTTTTAAGTTAGGAGCCAATGAATACTTCGAAAAGCCTATAGAGCCTGATGTATTATTAGAGTGTATTCATAAATACTTACGTAATGGAGAGGGTGATGAATCCTGA
- a CDS encoding response regulator: MNPEVGMPIYLAIDNILFREYVQLELRSSKFNVHVTSSEQILKNITEFLNSIIFLQSDSNEPEIIELSRKLKRAFGSEIKILFFSSDYRILEDAGNSADRILQWPIHISEILNTINTLTQKSQKILLIDDSKLIHNHLLPPLKEEGYTVLQAFDGKEGLEKAKTLRPELIICDIEMPYMNGFEVCKEIRKTPGLENIYIIMSSTLGSAADIQKGFVSGVDEYITKPVVVPELLDRIKRNFIQTLSGRESILLLETDKQLGNHISKSLKKQGFSVRIVSSIESAIFLLEKYSYEILISEMDIGNKQTAMDLWMALKTLKEKKVPSVILLTSRDSSWDMKMIANMGTAGIIRKPFVMDTLLASVERVLADNRAMAEKNQMLKYLSKSSVQMAHQKALLNGSEGTVRAEKKDATIFFSDIAGFTSRSERYEPREIVEQINRLFDIMTGIIVKHEGDIDKFIGDACMAYWILENKQKSINNAVKTTLEINNKISKLNKNDEVFSKDSISLRFGLHHAEVILCDIGSPNSRIDLTLIGDGVNIASRLESACKQYGVDILISKDVVDLLDPDLVVREIDIMKVKGKEIPVIAYEVMGEKDSITEKQKSLLEIFTKAKKEYIEGNFIEAKQLFQASIQYEPEIKQKLNPSKVFYSRCNYLLKKLPASWDGIWSLQSK; this comes from the coding sequence ATGAATCCTGAAGTTGGAATGCCAATTTATCTTGCTATAGATAATATATTATTTCGAGAATATGTTCAGTTAGAGTTAAGAAGTTCTAAATTTAATGTCCATGTAACCAGCTCAGAACAAATTCTAAAAAACATTACTGAATTCTTAAATTCTATTATTTTCTTACAATCAGATTCCAATGAGCCAGAAATAATTGAGTTGTCTCGAAAATTAAAGCGTGCATTTGGCTCGGAGATAAAAATTCTATTCTTCTCATCAGATTATCGTATTCTCGAAGACGCAGGTAATTCGGCTGATAGAATCCTTCAATGGCCTATCCATATTTCAGAAATTTTAAATACAATTAATACTCTTACCCAGAAAAGTCAAAAGATTCTTTTAATAGATGATTCTAAATTGATTCACAATCATCTATTGCCTCCACTAAAAGAAGAAGGCTATACTGTTTTACAGGCTTTTGATGGAAAAGAAGGCCTGGAGAAAGCGAAAACTCTAAGACCCGAATTGATTATTTGCGATATAGAAATGCCTTATATGAATGGTTTTGAAGTATGCAAGGAAATTCGTAAAACACCGGGTCTTGAAAATATATATATCATCATGTCCAGCACCCTTGGTTCTGCTGCTGATATTCAGAAAGGCTTTGTCTCCGGAGTGGATGAGTATATCACCAAACCGGTGGTTGTGCCGGAACTATTAGATAGGATAAAAAGAAATTTTATTCAGACACTGAGTGGAAGAGAAAGTATACTTTTATTAGAAACTGACAAACAACTTGGTAATCATATTTCTAAAAGTTTAAAGAAACAGGGTTTTTCTGTTCGTATTGTTAGCAGTATAGAGTCCGCTATATTCTTATTGGAAAAATATTCTTATGAAATACTTATTTCAGAAATGGACATCGGGAATAAGCAAACAGCTATGGACTTATGGATGGCATTAAAAACATTGAAGGAAAAAAAAGTTCCTTCTGTTATACTGCTTACTTCAAGAGATTCCAGTTGGGACATGAAGATGATAGCAAATATGGGAACAGCCGGAATTATTCGTAAACCCTTTGTTATGGATACCCTTTTAGCTTCGGTAGAAAGAGTACTGGCAGATAACCGGGCTATGGCAGAAAAAAATCAGATGCTAAAATATTTATCTAAATCATCTGTACAAATGGCTCATCAAAAAGCTTTGCTTAATGGCAGTGAAGGTACTGTAAGAGCTGAAAAGAAAGATGCTACTATTTTTTTCAGTGACATTGCCGGTTTTACTTCCAGATCAGAGCGTTATGAACCCAGAGAAATTGTAGAGCAAATCAATCGATTATTTGATATTATGACCGGGATTATCGTGAAACATGAGGGAGATATAGATAAATTCATTGGTGATGCCTGTATGGCATATTGGATTTTAGAAAATAAGCAGAAGTCGATTAATAATGCAGTAAAAACTACATTAGAAATAAATAATAAAATAAGTAAGCTAAATAAAAATGATGAAGTTTTTTCCAAAGACTCCATTTCACTTCGTTTCGGCCTGCATCATGCTGAAGTTATTTTATGTGATATTGGCAGTCCGAATTCCCGTATCGATTTAACACTTATAGGTGATGGAGTAAATATTGCTTCTCGTTTAGAATCTGCATGTAAGCAATATGGTGTGGACATATTAATTAGTAAAGATGTGGTAGATTTGTTAGATCCGGATTTAGTAGTTAGAGAAATTGATATAATGAAAGTTAAGGGTAAAGAAATACCGGTAATAGCTTACGAGGTGATGGGAGAAAAAGATTCTATAACGGAAAAACAGAAAAGCTTACTCGAAATTTTTACTAAGGCAAAAAAAGAGTATATAGAGGGTAACTTCATTGAAGCCAAACAACTCTTTCAAGCAAGCATACAGTACGAACCGGAGATAAAACAAAAGCTTAATCCTTCCAAAGTTTTTTATTCCCGTTGTAATTATCTTTTAAAGAAATTACCTGCTTCATGGGATGGAATTTGGTCTTTACAATCCAAATAG
- a CDS encoding EAL domain-containing protein — protein sequence MILPRLYQFILASLLLFFSLIQCTGDFKPESTNLFFSLESQNGKNWYLLDQKTGDGAGPFSLPSPHYPVQVPGNLFQEDSFQKHILFQDKPKLFSYLKAIITFSEPEEREKFTKIFYLSTEVNISSQEKLAIRPGRISDRYELYFNGFYIGGCGKFHSPRPECYDKKLIIDVPIPLLREGKNQILLRIQNYFYKESGVLSGPLIFGHTHYIWKEYLNKEYIDLFLILTYFLIGLHIIVIFSDKRKFNYYLYFSLFTFSLVAFLFLRTQWKYNIVSSLYHIKKVEYLLLTLLFPLFSLFFRNFLKYKYTGVHKFTDLLFFLIFLLMLLHPSTRIWNFLNYNAMQYLNYIYVIINFNILIKEILLKNKKAIFISIGSLSLLFTATLDILQNNLHLSLPTNLSQYGFFLMILSITLILNYEQFKIFKENETLLKGIEQKYRELNGLYKITKLFSIPDLSVQSILQTIVKIVPNLFHPERKVTAKISLEGNIYTNSEYTTKSCISRTFDSPKNEEGTLQFCFPEGQIANDNDKDILNTLCLLIEQIIDKAYLSEKIRLSDLVIDSAIEGIVVTDSDSYIEFVNPAFTKITGYTSKEILGKKISILKSDRHDKNFYRSLWENLIKKGFWQGEIWNKKKNKEDYLELISITSIKDIENKTTKYAAVFFDITERKKREEDIQFYAYHDPLTGLPNRLFFFEKINELCNKEKKPFILVLLDIDNFKQINDAFGHNAGDLFLRESVERIQEGLNQDDFIARLSGDEFTIIIQRKYASSDLISFIENLHKRYQSPFTIDEKIIKSSFSIGITHYPDEGNSLLSLMRNADLALRTSKTSGKNRYTFFSFELLEKSQRRLQIAEKLKFAIEREELYLNYQPVLHMNTGNVNYFEVLIRWNSAELGIVSPDQFIPIAEESELIIELGSWVFQKASTDLRNLLEQGFNHISFAINVSAKHFAREDLKAELSYLLAEKSLHVGNIILELTESAVMNDVEAGIEQMVWLDDHGIKISIDDFGTGHSSLSYLKKFPLSFLKIDKSFLNGFPTEIEDYMIVNATISMAHSLGLEVIAEGVETLEQLLALKKLSCDKVQGYFISKPLPISELKNWMEVYPKRFMNLLNEDKEYRRTL from the coding sequence ATGATATTGCCTCGATTATATCAGTTCATTTTGGCCTCTTTACTCCTTTTTTTCAGCCTAATACAATGTACCGGAGATTTTAAACCCGAATCAACAAACCTTTTTTTTTCTTTGGAGTCTCAAAATGGAAAAAATTGGTATCTCTTAGACCAAAAAACCGGGGATGGGGCCGGTCCGTTTAGCCTCCCTTCTCCTCATTATCCTGTTCAAGTTCCGGGAAACCTTTTCCAGGAAGACTCTTTTCAAAAGCATATCTTATTTCAAGATAAACCCAAACTTTTTTCTTACCTAAAAGCGATCATCACATTTTCTGAACCTGAAGAACGGGAGAAATTTACTAAAATTTTTTATCTGTCTACTGAAGTAAACATAAGCTCTCAGGAGAAATTAGCCATACGCCCCGGTCGAATCTCTGATAGATATGAACTTTATTTTAATGGTTTTTATATTGGAGGCTGCGGTAAATTCCATTCCCCCCGGCCCGAATGCTATGATAAAAAGCTAATTATAGATGTCCCGATTCCTTTATTACGAGAAGGTAAAAATCAAATACTTCTTAGAATTCAAAATTACTTTTATAAAGAAAGCGGAGTTTTATCCGGACCTCTGATTTTCGGACATACACATTACATCTGGAAAGAATATTTAAACAAGGAATATATCGATTTATTTCTAATCTTAACCTATTTTTTAATAGGGCTTCATATCATTGTCATCTTTTCGGATAAGAGAAAATTTAATTATTACTTATATTTTTCTTTATTTACATTTAGCCTGGTTGCTTTCTTATTCTTAAGAACTCAATGGAAGTATAATATTGTTTCCTCTTTATATCACATAAAAAAAGTAGAATACTTATTACTTACACTTTTATTTCCCTTGTTTTCCCTTTTCTTTCGAAATTTTTTAAAATACAAGTATACAGGGGTGCATAAATTCACGGATCTGCTCTTTTTCCTCATTTTTCTTCTCATGCTATTGCACCCATCAACGAGAATATGGAACTTTTTGAACTACAATGCAATGCAGTATTTGAACTATATCTACGTTATAATAAATTTCAATATTTTGATAAAGGAAATTTTACTTAAAAATAAGAAGGCAATTTTTATATCTATTGGTTCTTTAAGCCTTCTATTTACAGCTACCTTAGACATTTTACAAAACAATTTGCATTTATCCTTACCTACCAACTTGAGCCAATATGGCTTTTTTTTAATGATATTGAGTATAACTCTCATTTTAAATTATGAGCAATTTAAAATATTTAAAGAAAATGAAACCCTGCTAAAGGGAATCGAACAGAAGTATAGAGAATTAAATGGTCTGTATAAAATTACAAAACTTTTCTCTATTCCCGATCTTTCGGTTCAAAGTATTTTACAAACTATTGTAAAAATAGTTCCCAATCTCTTTCATCCGGAAAGAAAAGTGACAGCAAAAATTTCACTGGAAGGAAATATTTATACAAATTCAGAATATACTACTAAATCTTGCATTTCAAGAACGTTCGATTCTCCCAAAAACGAGGAAGGGACCCTTCAATTTTGCTTTCCGGAAGGCCAAATAGCGAATGACAATGACAAAGATATTTTAAATACCCTATGTCTTTTAATAGAACAAATTATAGATAAGGCTTATCTTTCTGAAAAAATTCGGCTTTCTGATCTTGTGATAGATAGTGCTATTGAGGGTATCGTAGTAACGGATTCTGATAGCTATATAGAATTTGTAAACCCGGCTTTCACTAAAATTACCGGTTATACATCGAAAGAAATTTTAGGAAAGAAGATCTCCATTTTAAAGTCAGATAGACATGATAAAAATTTTTATAGAAGTCTATGGGAAAACCTTATAAAAAAGGGATTCTGGCAGGGGGAAATCTGGAACAAAAAGAAAAATAAAGAAGACTATCTTGAATTGATTTCTATTACTTCAATAAAAGATATTGAGAATAAAACCACTAAATACGCCGCTGTATTTTTTGATATTACCGAACGTAAAAAAAGGGAAGAAGACATTCAGTTTTATGCTTATCATGATCCGCTTACCGGTCTTCCTAATCGACTCTTTTTCTTTGAAAAAATAAATGAACTTTGTAACAAAGAAAAAAAGCCTTTTATCTTAGTTTTATTAGATATTGATAATTTTAAACAGATTAATGATGCCTTCGGTCATAACGCAGGTGACTTATTTTTAAGAGAATCTGTTGAAAGAATTCAAGAAGGATTAAATCAAGATGATTTTATTGCCAGACTTTCCGGGGATGAATTTACAATCATCATACAGAGAAAATATGCAAGCTCTGATCTTATTAGTTTTATAGAAAATCTTCATAAACGTTACCAGTCTCCATTTACTATTGATGAGAAAATTATAAAGTCTTCTTTTAGTATAGGAATTACTCATTATCCGGATGAAGGTAATAGTCTTTTATCATTAATGCGCAATGCCGATTTAGCATTAAGAACTTCAAAAACTTCGGGTAAGAATAGATATACTTTCTTTAGCTTCGAACTATTAGAAAAATCTCAAAGACGTTTACAAATTGCAGAAAAACTTAAATTCGCCATAGAAAGGGAAGAACTGTATCTTAACTACCAACCGGTACTTCATATGAATACCGGAAATGTAAACTATTTCGAAGTCTTAATCCGGTGGAACTCAGCGGAACTCGGGATCGTTTCTCCGGACCAATTCATTCCAATCGCAGAGGAATCCGAACTAATTATTGAGCTCGGAAGCTGGGTGTTCCAAAAGGCCAGCACGGATTTAAGGAATCTTTTAGAACAGGGTTTTAACCATATTTCTTTTGCAATTAATGTTTCAGCAAAACACTTTGCCAGAGAGGACTTAAAAGCCGAATTATCTTACTTATTAGCTGAAAAGTCTCTGCATGTGGGTAATATCATTCTTGAATTAACTGAAAGTGCTGTTATGAATGATGTTGAAGCGGGAATCGAACAAATGGTATGGCTCGATGACCATGGAATCAAAATATCCATTGATGATTTCGGTACCGGTCATTCTTCTTTGAGCTATCTTAAAAAATTTCCTCTCTCTTTTTTAAAAATTGATAAATCCTTCCTGAATGGTTTTCCTACAGAAATAGAAGACTATATGATAGTAAATGCAACTATCAGTATGGCTCATAGCCTCGGTCTTGAAGTTATAGCAGAAGGAGTTGAAACTTTAGAACAATTATTAGCTTTAAAAAAATTATCCTGTGATAAAGTGCAGGGATATTTTATAAGTAAACCACTTCCGATTTCAGAATTAAAAAACTGGATGGAAGTGTATCCGAAGAGGTTTATGAACCTGTTAAACGAAGATAAAGAGTATCGAAGAACCTTATAA